The Prionailurus bengalensis isolate Pbe53 chromosome E2, Fcat_Pben_1.1_paternal_pri, whole genome shotgun sequence region catctgtaaaatggaaagaaacccccccccccatgtgatGGCTCTCGTGATTCAAATACTACGAGATGGAAAGCATCTAGCACAGCATCGGATAtacaacaggtgctcaataaatcatcatcataattattattttaaaattacagtggCAAAAAATGGTGAACCGTGATTATTTGGGTGCATCTAACCTTAAGGCGTCTCAACCACCCACATGTCATATTGGTTTCCCACCTCTTTCAGTCCCTGCTTCATGTTGATAAACATCTATGGAATTTACCATGTTTGGGAAACTGTTCTCAGCACTTCTCTATCATAAGTCATTCAACTATTATCATCCCCTTTAACAGATGGGAAAATTGTGGCTCAAATAGTTGAAATAAGTTGCTCGAGGTCATCCAGCTGGTAAgtagcagaggcaggatttgaacccaggattTCCAGCTCTGGAGTccgtgtgtttttgttttttgtttggttttggttttggtttttttaattttttaatgttcatttttttttgagagagagagagagagagaaacagagggtgagcaaggcaggagcagagagaggggggacacagaactcgaagcaggctccaggctctgagctgtcagcacagagaccgacgtgggctcgaactcacaaagcgggagatcatgacctgagagtaagtgggccgcttaaccgactgagccacccaggcgcccctgaagtcccTGTTTTTAACCACTCGACTCCAGAACACGCCAGGCCCGATTTCTCAGGGAGGTGATTGGACCACTGCTCACTGACCTGGTCGTCGGACACCTGCTGGATGTGGATGTGGCTCCCATTGAGGATGTGCAGCCGCGTGTACCCGTACTCTTTCACGCGCAAGGCGCTCCAGGGCCgcgggaagagggagaagggggtcAGCCGCTCCTCACAGCCCTGCCAGACAGAATCATTCAGACCCAGCGCTGGGGAGGGTGGAGGACCCGCAAGGAGCAGAAACAACCCCCCGGGCCAggaccctcctgcccccaaggagGGCAAAATCCGTTAAGACTTGACCTCACTGATGCTCAGCATTGAGGGTTTTGACCCAGCCAGGCTTCCTGTGCCCTGGGTCTCTGACTTCTAGAAAAGTGCATGGCTGGAAAAGACTGCCCACTGCAGCATTTTCTGTAAAAGCCCTGAGCTGGAAGtcacccaaatgcccatcagtgggGGTCcgttaaataaattatagcataGCCATCACAAAGCGGGGCTCTACAGAAAGGTGGCCAAGATgtataataaaagggaaaatgcaAAATAGATAAAAACCGGTGGGTCTCAACACTGGCTGCACAACAGACTCCCCAAGAGAGCTTTGTAAATCACCAGTGCCTGGGGGAGAGGGTGTGCTCATCCTCTACAAGCAGCAGAACACCAGGCGACATGAGCAGAGACCATGAGGGACCGCCATCATTGTAATAACTAATGGAAGCAGCCATCACTATAATAACGGATGGAAGCAGCCATCACTATATTAACAAATGGAAGCAGCCATCACTATAATAACAAATGGAAGCAGCCATCACTATAATAACGGATGGAAGCAGCCATCACTATAATAACTAATGGAAGCAGCCATCACTATATTAACAAATGGAAGCAGCCATCACTATAATAACAAATGGAAGCAGCCATCACTATAATAACGGATGGAAGCAGCCATCACTATAATAACGGATGGAAGCAGCCATCACTATAATAATGGATGGAAGCAGCCATCACTGTAATAACAGATGGAAGCAAGAATCATCAGTAGATCGTGAAACTAATGGTGAAAGTTTGAGGAATAGCCAGATATTGGCAGAGTCCCAAATGATCTCTCCAGgagtaataatatatattagtaataattatatataataagataaaattataaaacattaataatagaataataactacaacaaataaaataacGTAGAGATTACAACAAAGGCAGCTAAATGTTCACACCTGGGAAATGTTGGTAAAGGGGATATGGAAAGTCTTTGTATTTTTGCAACTGTTCTGGAAGTCTGAAGGaatgtcaaaatttaaaatcaaagaaaaaaaccaatctGTGCTGATTAAAGTTCAGAACAGTGATCACGTAGGAGGAGGAGTCTTCTGGTGCTGACCACAGTCTATTTCCTGCTCCAGGTGGTGGCCAACACTGGGCCAATGTCAGGGCCCCTTTCTCGAAGCTTCTCGTGTTTGTTGTGGAGTGGGGCCCAGACATGGGAGTTTTAAAACTTCCCCATGGTATGCGCACCAAAGCTGAGAACCCCTAGGGTATGAAGCATGATccaagttgttttttaaaagtgggCAGTACAGTAACACATCTCTATCAAGACAATGACTCCGTTGTACATGCAGAGAACATTCTAAAATGCCATCCAAGAGCCAGAACAACAGAGTAGGACTACGAAGGGGTGTGGAGGGCTGGCGTTCACCTCCTGCCCCCTGAACTGTTTGAATTTTTGTCACAAGTGGTTCTTACTTTGATCGTCCTGATTTGTAAGAACCGGCTTAAAAAACAAGCCCTCTCTCCTTGCAGAAATGAGTGATTGCAAGGCAGAGGGCGGGGGGCAGGAAAACACAAGATGATCCTGGAGCACCTTGGAGCGCCAAAAAATAAGGAAGTGCTCACCAAATGACAGGGGCACGTGGGAAAAAAACACAGCACCTGACCGGAAGCCTTCCCAGTGGCCCAAACAGGAGCAGCAAGGTAATAGCGGTCGTATCAGATTATCGCCCACAGGATAGAATCATTACCCGTGAGTCCAGACTGGTATAAATCAATAACTAACTACATAAATGGAACAGAAGGGACAACTTTTGCTCATGGGAGGCTTCTAATTAATAAATCTAGGAGGAACGCGGGAAATAGAAGCTCCCCATTAGAACACCACAGTAATAATTCTTGCTGGCAAGACCCGCCAAGGGATTCAACACTCAGTGGGTGAAAGCTTGAGGACAGACGGGATATTTGCATGGCGGCAAAGGATCTCCCTGAAGACACTGGTTAATTAGAAAGGGAGCCATAATACATTCACGGTGGAGGAACCCGGCAGACACCTCCTTCACCAGGTGACGCAGAGAAACACCTCCAGGAATGAGACACGCAGACGGCACGTCACCCCCGGTCACACCATCACTTCTGGGTGACGTCCGGGCACTGTCTTGCCCCGAATGCATAACCCGAGGCTCAGCATCAGACATGCCCAGACCCAAGGGCCATCCTGCCAGACAACTGGCCGGGAGTCTTCCAAAATGTGAAGGATAAACGACAACAAAAGACGGAGGAACCGTCACCGATGGGACAAGACTCAGGAGACACAAGATACTGGACACAGTGTGGGATCCCGGAACAGGGGGCGGTCGTTAGTGAGAAGTTCGGGGAAATGGGACTAGTCTGGAGTTCAGGTGCGATGAGGATAATAATAAGCCCGGTGCCTCTGGATGATCCGGGGACCGGGGCCACCCCTGCCACTTACGGAACCCACTACTGAACGAGCATCTGATtgcctgtgcctctgtttccccatctgtacaatgggcaTGCTACTAGGGGCACCTACGCTCTCGGGTTGAGAGTTGGTGACGGTGACTATACAAAGCACGTGGCACCGAGGCCAGTACAAGAGGCGATGAAAGTCAAGAGGCCAGAAGCCGAAGGCGCCCCCTTCCCGCCCTGCTCACAGCAGATCCAGTGATGATGTGGACGGGGCCTCGGGGGTTGGTATACGGCATCTCTCGGCTGCCATTAAACACCTGGAGGAGGGAGCGAGGAGGAGGGGCACGTCACAACAGGCCACACCCCGGGGCGTCCAGGGGTCCACCGACACCAGCCACACGGGCCCTTggccctccctgagcctcacctGGTAGTCGTAAATGGGCCACAGCCGTTCGTACGAGTGCTCGTGAGCCCACAGCTGCAGGTCGACCCCTGAGACAGAAAAAGTGGGGGTCAAGCCCCTTGACCCTGGAGAGATCAGGGGGCGGGGAACTCCCCCGGGTCACTCACCGTGTTTGTAGAAAAGGTCCTCCAACCCATACAACTTGCCAAGGAGGCCTTTGCGAACCTGGGCAGGGCGACAGAGGGGGTGAGTGGTGAATCGGGCCGGCCCCCCCCCGTGGCGCTCGGCACCCCGCCCCCGGGGAGGGGGTCCCCACCTTGCTTTCGTGCCACGTACAGTCGTCCAAGTCTGCATTGGAACAGTACATGGGCCGGTGGCCCATGGTGATGATCCACGGCCGGGCCGCCCGGTTCTTATTGGCTTTCTGGAGAGAAGGGCCcagagtgagagaggcagggagaggggaggggagggcaggctggTCAGGGGATGAGAGGGGACCTCCAGCCAGGTTACCTGGAGGTCGCTCTCCAGCCAGTGGAACTGTCTCTCTACGAGGTGGCGGCCATAATTGAGGAAGAAATACACTTCGGTGGAGAAGGAGATGATGTGCGCGGGGCCCAGATCCCAGCTGGAGGGGTCAAAGGGCATGGGTCGAAGGCGGGGTCTCCTCTGCATCTCCCGCCCTTCGGGGGAGGGAAGCCagtcccccaggccccccagattACCTGTACCACAGGCCTTGGTTGTTCCCCGGCATGCTGAAGCGAGCCTTGTAGTGAGAGAAGTTGCtggataaaaggaaataaaggggtGGGAAGAGACTCTGGGTTCTCCggtcccacccccacctccccacttccAGGCTGGGTCTGGCTCCCAGCCTAGCCCTTATCTCCACCAATCAGCAGCTGCAGCACGAGGGACTAAGGTGAGACACTACTAAGAAGGACACATCCGTTTTCACCGCTCAGGCCCCCGCCCACCCTGAAGCCCGCGGCCCTCACTAGCGCTCCTCGTGATTCCCAGGGCAGGTCATGTAGGGCAGACTGGCGGCCACAGGTTCGATGAGCCGCATGAACTTGTCGCCGACGCGAGCGTTGTCCTGATCCATGTTGTAGGCAAAGTCTCCTGAGGGGCGGGCGGGGAGAGAGTGAGGACCCAGGCCCGGCTCTCCGGCTCTCCTTCTGCCAGGACTGAGACAGCTGCTCAGTCGGCTGTCACTCTGGCTCGGAGCCATCCCGGTTCTccgatccctacctcacacccaCCCACGTGTGCCCTTGGGACTGTTTCCCGAACCTCTGGTCTGAGCGCCCCCCCGCAGGACCGTGCTGGTCTCCTGTGCTCTGATTACACCGGCCCACATCTTTGCCCGCCCTCTTGTCCCCTCCCAGGACAACGATGTTAAGAGCGACACGGTCTGATACTGGTTTCGTACCAGGCACAGTTCCAAATGCTTCACATTCTTGATCACCTGAATCTTCAATACACCCTCTGAGGTGGATATTATTATGACCTCACTTCaaacggggaaactgaggcccagggggcCCGTGCAAGGTCACAAGGCTGGCTAGTAAAGACCCAGGAATCAAGCCCCGAGAGTCTGATTCCAGAGTCTGCGGCCTTGAACCTTATCAGCCCCAATCTCCATCTCCCATCTGTTTCCCTGTCCCTTGAAACCACAGCAGCAATGATAATGACAATGAACATGTAGCACTTACAGCATGCTGGGCAATGTCAACTATTTAGTCATGACGACAGTCCCGTGAATTCTGACCCAGTCTCAGCTGTCACAGGGGAGTAACGCAGAGGACAAAAGCAACGCTCTACGTGTTGGGACCTGGGATTCTCACCCGGGCGTTCTGGTTAACCATAGACACCATCGCCAAGGTCAGGCGCATCCCCGGTCCCTTCAGAACCACACTGGCCCCGGCCAGGTCCCCTCAACAGTCCTCCCACCCAcgccccaccccacacctctgGGCGCACCCTTGCCGATGCCTCACCCACATGGAGAACAGCATCGTACATGCCCTGCTGGGTGTCCCTGCGCAGCCGGGGTAAGGCCTTCGGGTTGTCAGCCCCCAGGTCCCCAAACACAGCCAGGCGGGGACTCCAGTGGGGACCGTTCTTCAGGGCCCTGAAGCGGAACCGACGGCTCCAGCCCCGAGAACTGCCGCAGCGGTAAactgagggaaaaggaaaggtcGTGGTCAGCGAGGGGCCCCCCCGGCCGTCTCCTCCACCGCCATCCACCTTCagctggtggggggaggcggtGGGGGATCGAAGGGTTCTGACCCGTGCCTCTGGTCCACCCGGCCCTGGACCCCAGCGCCTTCCATTTTCATCTTCAAGGTCTCCTACAATGGGGTCCAGGTAAACAGAGCAGTTGCCAGCCCAGCCCGAGCCCCCTGCTGGTGGTAGTAGCTTCTAGTCTACACCGCactcctcttcctgctcccttcAACGCTTGGGTCCGGGGCCCCTCTCACCGTACTGGACCCCCGGCAGCAGCCCCCGCAGCGTGACTCGGTGTATATAGAACTTCCGCCGGAGCACGCCCCCATCCACGAAGGGGCTGAAGGTGCCCTGGGCCCGGAGGGGCAGGGGCCCCGTCAACTGTAGGCCGAACTGCACTTCAGAGTGGGTGGGGACCCACGTGGTCCAGGTTACCGTCATGGAGCCTGGCTCACCtagggagagaggaacagagtggGGCTGGGCGGtgaggcctggggggggggcggggggctgagaggggggaaagggaaggatgcACCGAGAGCGAGGGCCAATAACTAAGAGCTCCTGAACACCGAGGAGTCAAGGGACACAGTTCCGGAGCTCCCCAAGTTCAATCCCGGCTCTGCCGTTTCTAAGCTGTGCTTCCCTGAGCAAGtcgcttcacctctctgagcccgtttcctcatctgtaaggtaGAATGACAATAATATCTACTCTACAGGGTTTTGATGAGGCTTAGGTGAGTAAATACGAGTAAAGCGCCTGCAACAGTGCAGCTGGGATTAcattattaatatcattattcACTCTGTGCAGACCTTGTGCCACTTTACatgcatgatttaaaaaaaaatttttttttaatttatttgagagagagagtgagagagcgcgagctggggaggggcagagagagagagaatcccaagtaggctccccaatgtcaccaggcacccccataccTGATATTATTTGGGGGTTATAAATTTAGATGTCTAGAAGCCTGCTGGGTAATATAAACGGAGACAAGGGCCAGATGGAAGGAATAAGGCAGCAAGGAGTTATGGTGTGTGTGGCCAACTGTAGACCCTGCCCTATCTCAAAGGGGCGGCCATCGCTGGCTCTGGTGACAGCCACCATGTGGGCCCAGTGCCACGAAATCTGTCAACTTCTAGACTAAGTCTCTATGTGGTGGTTTTCCATGCTTTAGCGCAGAGcgggatgcggggctcaatcccacgaactgtgagatcatggcctgcgccgaaatcaagagctggcccCTTAACAGGCTGAACCACCCTGTTCAGCACCCCAGAGATCCAAACTTTTAAGTGACAGTTCAAAATTCTtaaatgtcagggcacctgggtggctcagttaagcgtccgccttcggcacaggtcatgatctcgcggttggtgagttcaagccctgcgcccggttctgtgctgacagctcggagcctggagcctgcttgggattctgtgtctccctctctctctctgcccctcccttatttGTGCCTATAGTCAGCTACTCTTCATGTAAGAGGATATACACAAGTTATCTACTGGTTTCTACCAAAGAAATACAGGAAGGATACAGCAGAAAGGAAATAGATGGGTTACTTACATGGGGTGGATGGGGTAGAAAAGGGGGGGACAGGAACCGAGCAGGAAAGTCTATAATTCTAAGACTCTTAGAATTATAGTCCCGCTTCAAATTTCCTTCACGCACTCCCCAAATAAACTAACAATTAAAGCCACCCAGGATGTGGGGAGAAGCCAGTATGGAATATAAATACCGACCAATGGAGgtaactatatttaaaaagtgaacaggggtgaggcgcctgggtggctcagtcagttaagtgcctgacttttgatttcagttcaggtcatgatctcccggtttgtgggttcgggcgccccgttgggctctgtgctgacagctcagagcctggaactgcttcagattctgggtcttcctctctctctctctgcccctcccccactcacgctctgtctctcaaaaataaataaacattaaaaaaattttttttaagtgaataaagtAGCCACACCGAAGGGGTGGGTAACCACGGGAACTAGGTCTCGACCGGACACTGAGAGACTATAGAGaaaaggtacaaacctccagtgataaaataaataagtcaccgAGATGAAAacagtacagcacagggaatatagtcaattatatcgtaataacattgtatggtgacagatggcgaCTACACTTACCGTGGTGAACACTGAGTAGTGTCTAgaattgtccaatcactatgttttacacctgcaactaatataatgTTGGATGTCAACTTAtacttcagtaataaaaaaatgtttttaaaaagacgacagaggggcgcctggatggcttagtcggtcacgcgtccgactcttggtttcggctcaggtcatgatctcgaggtttcatgggttggagccccaaagcgggctccgtgcccacagcgcagagcctgcttgggattctccatctccctctctctctgcccctctctgacccacgttgtctctgtctctctcaaaataaataaaataaaccttaaaaaaaaaaccccaaacctctctcctttcagaaaaataaaaaataaaaggactacAGAGGAAAAGGATCACACACACGTTGTCACCTACTAAATGTTCTCCGGAACCGCTTTATGCCCATACTCGCGTGGAGCAAATAAGTAAGCATGTTGTAGAAGTGGAAGGTAGGTTTCTCAATGCTGGCGAGAGAAattacaaacaaggaaagaaaacggCCAAAATAAATCCTTGATTTAGAATCAGAggtatcaggggcgcctgggtggctcagttggttaagcggccgacttcggctcaggtcatgatctcgcggttcgcaagtttgagccccgcatcaggctccgtgctgacagctcagaccctgcagcctgtttcagattctgtgtctccctctctctgaccctccccagttcatgctctgtctctctctgtctcaaaaataaataaatgttaaaaaaaaatagaatcatggggcgcctgggtggcgcagtcggttaagcgtccgacttcagccaggtcacgatctcgcggtccgggagttcgagccccgcgtcaggctctgggctg contains the following coding sequences:
- the ACP7 gene encoding acid phosphatase type 7 is translated as MRLLCLCSSCCCVLLFFSLGVRGAPEAPRAPPEQVHLSYPGEPGSMTVTWTTWVPTHSEVQFGLQLTGPLPLRAQGTFSPFVDGGVLRRKFYIHRVTLRGLLPGVQYVYRCGSSRGWSRRFRFRALKNGPHWSPRLAVFGDLGADNPKALPRLRRDTQQGMYDAVLHVGDFAYNMDQDNARVGDKFMRLIEPVAASLPYMTCPGNHEERYNFSHYKARFSMPGNNQGLWYSWDLGPAHIISFSTEVYFFLNYGRHLVERQFHWLESDLQKANKNRAARPWIITMGHRPMYCSNADLDDCTWHESKVRKGLLGKLYGLEDLFYKHGVDLQLWAHEHSYERLWPIYDYQVFNGSREMPYTNPRGPVHIITGSAGCEERLTPFSLFPRPWSALRVKEYGYTRLHILNGSHIHIQQVSDDQDGKIVDDVWVVRPLLGRMMYL